One region of Ignavibacteriota bacterium genomic DNA includes:
- a CDS encoding Signal peptidase-like protein, translating into MIPELPVLPDSSPREPERPLPPEFATLDGAVLAASSDEDGSAAQARQHDQTESCCRGDMEELPADVAQYTEVIFKGERRAYYMNRTGLELSPEMYVIVEAEKGNDLGIVGLTGEQAYLKSTLRNKPCQGESTRAVLRLAEEPDVNVLRFHREQEGTAYQVCLDKISMLNLPMKLVDVEFQFDRNRITFYFTADGRVDFRELVRELAAEYRTRIELRQIGPRDEAKRLGGYGVCGRELCCSSWLGTFEPVSTDMAKLQNLTLNPFKLAGQCGRLKCCISYEVRIYEELLKKFPPLDYRFQAPKGKARIDKIDIFQDAIYVQYERGDAWDRFTLDELKVMLESPPPPVETVEAKPAEHPRNEQRRGGPGKRREDRPQPHKPK; encoded by the coding sequence ATGATCCCTGAATTGCCCGTTCTTCCGGATTCATCGCCGCGCGAACCCGAGCGGCCGCTGCCGCCGGAGTTTGCGACACTCGATGGCGCCGTTCTCGCCGCGAGCAGCGACGAAGACGGGTCCGCTGCGCAGGCACGGCAACACGACCAGACCGAGAGCTGCTGCCGCGGCGACATGGAAGAGCTGCCCGCGGACGTGGCGCAGTACACCGAAGTGATCTTCAAAGGCGAACGCCGCGCCTATTACATGAACCGCACCGGACTCGAACTCTCGCCCGAGATGTATGTGATCGTGGAAGCCGAAAAGGGCAACGATCTCGGCATTGTGGGTTTGACCGGTGAACAGGCCTATCTCAAGTCGACGCTGCGTAACAAACCCTGCCAGGGCGAATCGACACGCGCGGTGCTGCGCCTCGCCGAGGAGCCCGACGTCAACGTGCTGCGTTTCCATCGCGAGCAGGAGGGCACGGCCTATCAGGTGTGCCTCGACAAGATCTCGATGCTGAATCTCCCGATGAAACTCGTGGATGTCGAGTTCCAGTTCGACCGCAACCGCATCACGTTCTACTTCACGGCCGACGGCCGTGTGGATTTCCGCGAGCTGGTGCGCGAACTCGCCGCCGAGTACCGCACACGCATCGAGCTGCGGCAGATCGGTCCGCGCGACGAGGCCAAACGGCTGGGCGGCTACGGCGTGTGCGGACGCGAGCTGTGCTGCAGTTCATGGCTCGGCACTTTCGAGCCCGTCTCCACCGACATGGCCAAGCTGCAGAACCTCACGTTGAATCCGTTCAAACTCGCGGGCCAATGCGGACGCCTCAAATGCTGCATCTCGTATGAAGTGCGCATATACGAAGAACTGTTGAAAAAATTCCCGCCGCTGGACTATCGCTTTCAGGCGCCGAAGGGCAAGGCGCGTATCGACAAGATCGACATTTTTCAGGATGCGATTTACGTGCAGTACGAGCGCGGCGATGCCTGGGACCGTTTCACACTCGACGAACTCAAGGTGATGCTCGAATCGCCTCCGCCTCCGGTCGAAACCGTCGAGGCCAAGCCCGCCGAGCACCCGCGCAACGAGCAGCGCCGCGGCGGCCCTGGCAAGCGGCGTGAGGACCGTCCCCAGCCGCACAAACCGAAGTAG